In Myxococcales bacterium, the following proteins share a genomic window:
- the ccrA gene encoding crotonyl-CoA carboxylase/reductase, translated as MTKQVYGLGEVPDVGVVPERMLAQLIRPERFGEPRDAFKIEEVPVPEIGKRDVLVYVMAAGVNYNNVWAALGVPIDVIKARLKAGAKENFHIGGSDASGVVWKVGSEVTNVAVGDEVVVHCGHWEPDDPLVVAGKDPMFAPSQRIWGYETNWGSFAQYAKVQDHQCLPKPAHLSWEEAAAYMLVGATAYRMLMGWPPNSVQPGDPVLIWGGAGGLGSMATQLVRAQGGRAVVVVNSEDKFEYCKKLGAVGMLNRKTFHHWGMLPHWTDDAGYAEWLGQARAFGRAFWDALGDKQNPAIVFEHPGEATIPTSIFMCETGGMVVICAGTTGYNATLDLRYHWMRQKRFQGSHFANDEQARGINDLVIAEKVDPCLSRSFEFSETGESHQLMRENRHPNGNMSILVNAPRRGLRDLAQSRAAH; from the coding sequence ATGACCAAGCAAGTCTATGGGCTCGGTGAGGTACCGGACGTGGGAGTGGTCCCGGAGCGCATGCTGGCTCAGCTGATTCGCCCCGAGCGCTTCGGTGAGCCGCGTGATGCCTTCAAGATCGAAGAGGTTCCAGTCCCCGAAATCGGCAAGCGCGACGTGCTCGTCTACGTGATGGCGGCCGGCGTCAACTACAACAACGTCTGGGCGGCGCTCGGGGTGCCCATCGACGTGATCAAGGCTCGGCTCAAGGCGGGAGCGAAGGAGAACTTTCACATTGGGGGCTCCGACGCGAGCGGCGTCGTGTGGAAGGTCGGGTCCGAGGTGACGAACGTCGCCGTCGGCGACGAGGTCGTCGTGCACTGCGGCCACTGGGAGCCCGATGATCCGCTGGTCGTCGCGGGGAAGGATCCGATGTTCGCGCCGTCGCAGAGGATCTGGGGCTACGAGACCAACTGGGGGAGCTTTGCCCAGTACGCCAAGGTTCAGGATCATCAGTGTCTGCCGAAACCTGCGCACCTGTCGTGGGAAGAAGCGGCGGCGTACATGTTGGTTGGGGCGACGGCGTATCGCATGTTGATGGGCTGGCCGCCGAACAGCGTTCAACCCGGTGATCCGGTCTTGATCTGGGGTGGCGCCGGCGGTCTGGGATCGATGGCAACCCAGCTGGTCCGCGCGCAGGGCGGCCGCGCCGTTGTCGTCGTGAACAGCGAAGACAAGTTCGAGTATTGCAAGAAGCTCGGCGCAGTCGGCATGCTCAACCGTAAGACGTTTCACCACTGGGGCATGCTGCCGCACTGGACCGACGACGCCGGTTATGCCGAGTGGCTCGGCCAGGCTCGGGCGTTCGGGCGGGCGTTCTGGGACGCACTGGGCGACAAACAGAATCCGGCCATCGTGTTCGAGCACCCGGGGGAGGCGACGATTCCCACCAGCATCTTCATGTGTGAGACTGGCGGCATGGTCGTGATTTGCGCGGGCACCACCGGCTACAACGCCACCCTCGATCTGCGCTACCACTGGATGCGGCAGAAGCGCTTCCAGGGCTCGCACTTCGCAAACGACGAGCAGGCCAGGGGCATCAACGATCTGGTGATTGCCGAGAAGGTCGACCCGTGTCTGTCGCGCAGCTTCGAGTTCAGCGAGACGGGTGAGTCTCACCAGCTGATGCGCGAGAATCGCCACCCGAACGGCAACATGTCGATCCTGGTGAACGCTCCGCGGCGTGGGCTTCGGGATCTAGCTCAGAGCCGCGCTGCACATTGA
- the clpA gene encoding ATP-dependent Clp protease ATP-binding subunit ClpA has protein sequence MKVSPEVEIACTLALREADRRHHELMTVEHLLYALLHDEGTAKVVAKSGGNVPKIKRDLERILDEDMPKTPDESATPAPSRGFQRVLQRAAIHVESSGKEELKGQNLLIAIFAEVDSPAVQVLTENGVTRYDVVSYVSHGVAKDGDDDPDVSTPGVDPDADGDEEAEPQAGNALEKFAINLNARAKAGDIEPLVGRERELRRAIQVLARRKKNNPLFVGDAGVGKTAIVEGLAAKIVAEEVPKQLFGAEIFALDMGALVAGTKFRGDFENRVKAVLKQLEKLPGAILFVDEIHTVVGAGAASGGTLDAANLLKPALSSGHLRCIGATTFEEYRSHLERDRALARRFQKIEVLEPSLEETLLILKGLKPRYEEFHLVSYSDEALEAAVKLSQRYLHDRKLPDKAIDLMDEAGADAKLEEGDGAKVGVDRIEVVVARMAQIPPRQVSSSDKTALKNLEEDLRQAVFGQDRALAELASAVKLSRAGLRPPEKPIGCYLFTGPTGVGKTEAAKQLAKTLGIELVRFDMSEYQERHTVSRLIGAPPGYVGFDRGGLLTEALAKTPHAVLLLDEIEKAHPDVFNVLLQVMDHGTLTDNNGKKTDFRHVVVIMTSNVGASELARRQVGFGEHTSAGRDDVAFKNTFSPEFRNRLDARISFDSLSADVMSKVVDKFFAELATQLEDRNVTLELTAGARGYLAEKGYDRDMGARPLARLIQDEVKRPLGDELLFGQLEGGGHVVIDHRDGKIVFDCRPADGPAKN, from the coding sequence GTGAAGGTCAGCCCAGAGGTCGAGATCGCCTGCACCCTCGCGCTGCGGGAGGCAGACCGCCGCCACCACGAGTTGATGACCGTCGAGCACCTGCTCTACGCGCTCCTGCACGACGAAGGCACCGCGAAGGTCGTCGCCAAATCCGGCGGCAACGTGCCCAAGATCAAGCGGGACCTCGAGCGCATCCTCGACGAAGACATGCCGAAGACCCCGGACGAGAGCGCGACGCCAGCGCCGTCGCGGGGGTTCCAGCGGGTGCTTCAGCGCGCCGCGATCCACGTCGAGTCGAGCGGCAAGGAAGAGCTGAAAGGCCAGAACCTCCTGATCGCGATCTTCGCGGAGGTCGACTCGCCGGCGGTGCAGGTGCTGACCGAGAACGGCGTGACGCGTTATGACGTGGTCAGCTACGTGTCGCACGGTGTCGCCAAGGACGGCGACGACGATCCCGATGTCTCGACGCCCGGCGTCGACCCGGATGCCGATGGGGACGAAGAGGCAGAGCCCCAGGCTGGTAACGCCCTCGAAAAATTCGCGATCAACCTGAATGCGCGCGCCAAGGCCGGCGACATCGAGCCGCTGGTGGGACGCGAGCGCGAGCTTCGCCGCGCCATTCAGGTGCTGGCGCGCCGCAAGAAGAACAACCCGCTCTTCGTCGGCGACGCCGGCGTGGGCAAGACCGCCATCGTCGAGGGGCTCGCCGCCAAGATCGTGGCGGAGGAAGTGCCGAAGCAGCTGTTCGGCGCGGAGATCTTCGCGCTCGACATGGGGGCGCTCGTGGCGGGCACCAAGTTCCGCGGGGACTTCGAGAACCGCGTCAAGGCCGTGTTGAAGCAGCTCGAGAAGCTGCCCGGCGCCATCCTGTTCGTCGACGAGATCCATACCGTCGTGGGTGCGGGCGCAGCCAGCGGCGGCACCCTGGACGCGGCGAACCTGCTCAAGCCCGCCCTGTCCAGCGGACATTTGCGCTGCATCGGCGCCACGACGTTCGAGGAGTACCGCAGCCACCTCGAACGCGACCGAGCGCTGGCGCGTCGTTTCCAGAAGATCGAGGTGCTCGAACCGAGCCTCGAGGAGACCTTGCTGATCTTGAAGGGCCTCAAGCCGCGCTACGAGGAGTTCCACCTCGTCAGCTACAGCGACGAGGCACTCGAAGCAGCGGTCAAGCTCTCCCAGCGATATCTGCACGATCGAAAATTGCCGGACAAGGCCATCGACTTGATGGATGAGGCCGGCGCCGACGCCAAGCTCGAAGAGGGAGACGGCGCCAAGGTCGGCGTCGACCGCATCGAGGTCGTGGTCGCTCGCATGGCGCAAATCCCGCCGCGCCAGGTGTCGAGCAGTGACAAGACCGCGCTCAAGAACCTGGAGGAGGATCTGCGCCAGGCGGTGTTCGGACAAGATCGCGCGCTCGCAGAGCTGGCCTCGGCGGTGAAACTCTCACGCGCGGGCCTGAGACCACCGGAGAAACCCATCGGGTGTTACCTCTTCACCGGGCCCACCGGCGTGGGCAAGACCGAGGCGGCCAAACAGCTGGCCAAGACCCTTGGCATCGAGCTCGTGCGCTTCGACATGAGTGAGTACCAGGAGCGCCACACCGTCTCGCGTCTGATTGGCGCGCCCCCGGGCTACGTTGGCTTCGATCGCGGCGGCCTGCTGACCGAGGCGCTGGCGAAGACCCCGCACGCGGTGCTCTTACTCGACGAGATCGAGAAGGCGCACCCGGACGTGTTCAACGTGCTCCTCCAGGTGATGGATCACGGCACACTGACGGACAACAACGGCAAGAAGACCGACTTCAGGCACGTGGTCGTGATCATGACGAGCAACGTCGGCGCTTCGGAGCTGGCGCGACGCCAGGTTGGTTTCGGCGAGCACACGAGCGCCGGTCGCGACGATGTCGCGTTCAAGAACACCTTCAGCCCCGAGTTCCGGAATCGGCTCGACGCGCGCATTTCGTTCGACAGCCTGTCGGCCGACGTCATGAGCAAGGTGGTCGACAAGTTCTTCGCCGAGCTCGCAACTCAGCTCGAGGACCGCAACGTCACGCTCGAGCTGACCGCCGGGGCCCGCGGCTACCTGGCCGAGAAGGGTTATGACCGGGACATGGGCGCTCGCCCCCTTGCGCGCTTGATTCAAGACGAGGTGAAACGTCCCCTCGGCGACGAGCTCCTGTTCGGGCAGCTCGAGGGCGGTGGGCACGTGGTCATCGACCACCGGGATGGGAAGATCGTGTTCGATTGCCGCCCCGCGGACGGACCGGCGAAGAACTGA
- a CDS encoding ATP-dependent Clp protease adaptor ClpS, protein MSTERPRANQDPDREGDLAVQEKQKTRRARPYNVVFHNDDYTTMEFVIHVLMQFFHKSETESTQIMLEIHHRGFGVVGAFTRDVAETKAEQVMSYAKKHGHPLRATAEPADDAEDEA, encoded by the coding sequence ATGAGCACCGAGCGCCCGAGAGCGAACCAGGATCCGGACCGCGAGGGTGACCTCGCTGTTCAGGAGAAACAAAAGACCCGCCGGGCTCGGCCCTACAACGTGGTGTTTCACAACGACGACTACACGACGATGGAGTTCGTGATCCACGTCCTGATGCAGTTTTTCCACAAGAGCGAGACCGAATCGACGCAGATCATGCTGGAGATCCACCATCGCGGGTTCGGCGTGGTCGGGGCGTTCACGCGGGATGTCGCCGAGACCAAGGCGGAACAGGTCATGAGCTACGCAAAGAAGCACGGTCACCCGCTCCGGGCCACGGCCGAGCCGGCTGACGACGCGGAGGACGAAGCGTGA
- a CDS encoding zf-TFIIB domain-containing protein, whose amino-acid sequence MDSSVRACPKCGAPIATVRCAHCFQMNPPSESFCGGCQRELGLEPIGEPDSYACPDCKLGFQVFRGGPGVLHDCGRCGGQFVDHALLKDLLDQRELYGQVAPRPPPRHNPLDGPMRYVACPICTEIMLRKNFGRSSGVIIDVCTKHGVWFDRGELPRVLEFVEAGGLELARTRQADEQRASQRASRVRQVEGSLEALSRKNSYSPFERMRRDLEFGDAALSLVGYLSDLMRDD is encoded by the coding sequence GTGGACAGCTCGGTGCGAGCGTGCCCGAAGTGCGGTGCGCCGATCGCGACGGTGCGCTGCGCCCACTGCTTCCAGATGAATCCCCCGAGTGAGTCGTTCTGTGGGGGCTGTCAGCGCGAGCTGGGCCTCGAACCCATCGGCGAGCCGGATTCGTACGCCTGCCCGGACTGCAAGCTTGGATTTCAGGTCTTCCGAGGCGGGCCAGGCGTACTTCACGACTGCGGGCGCTGCGGCGGCCAGTTCGTCGACCACGCGCTGCTCAAGGACTTGCTGGACCAACGCGAGCTCTACGGCCAGGTCGCCCCCCGGCCCCCGCCGCGGCACAACCCGCTCGACGGGCCGATGCGCTACGTCGCCTGCCCGATCTGTACCGAGATCATGCTGCGCAAGAATTTCGGCAGGTCGAGCGGTGTGATCATCGACGTCTGCACCAAACACGGCGTCTGGTTCGACCGCGGCGAGCTGCCGAGGGTGCTCGAGTTCGTGGAGGCGGGCGGGCTCGAGCTCGCGCGCACACGTCAGGCTGACGAACAACGCGCGAGTCAGCGCGCCTCGCGCGTCCGGCAGGTCGAGGGCTCGCTCGAGGCGCTCAGCCGCAAGAATAGTTACAGCCCCTTCGAGCGCATGCGCCGTGACCTCGAGTTCGGCGACGCCGCCCTGTCGCTCGTCGGCTATCTCTCGGATTTGATGCGAGATGACTGA